One Aegilops tauschii subsp. strangulata cultivar AL8/78 chromosome 7, Aet v6.0, whole genome shotgun sequence genomic window carries:
- the LOC109745565 gene encoding disease resistance protein Pikm1-TS-like: MVIIDDIWHGGEWETIRRSLPLNTLGSRIVTTTRINAIAEKWRDDFDALIYKMDTEWDYVREIWAYIIGEEDVAAGMVAKFDMVAADFDCDHPVVHMCGGMPLALVCMFSALAKEQEQQGLHVKKASDVQDRIWEKVKRNGIQNTPGFEPLVESLQLGYIHLPHHMLKTCLLYCCIYPEGREIERGHLMRRWTAERFVCKEEIAKGYFEELVNRGLIPFVKKRYSENYGKYRVHPVMRNFLRCKLREDNFITCSSDIPASYACRIRLLCIDEDPMSDSGSVTDDGPMSEIDWSHIRSLVVFGSARRARLGQLKCLRVLDLQFNEGLENDDLKDMCGLFRVRHLFGLRGRFISEIPPEIRGLQHLETLEVRGTRITGLPVEIGKLQHLKNLDLKQNEYLKEVPRVIRDLQHLENLSLNTTGITELPREIITRLPQLRSLDVSRNPKITELPSEIWNLQHLRTLNLGNTQITQLPREVANLQNLETLNLNRTRIRKLPREIGKLQHLESLNLYLSLVRKIPMEMEGLNKLKSLVTDGFNALPWEAAKLSRLLGLPEGLCQIWKNSDVVSSLAGEILHLKFTQLLGLTIGTKQMRIPRWIKDHFSDLGTLDIRVCKLEEDGLKILREMPNLQILDLYFEVVPREPVAIRGGGFPRLMRLTIDSRVPRVFFQEGAMPMLEWLVIVFQFYAGPPNRDPVGINHLTELSIVQIRCEKECYSADAPCISATIDVLREEAWEHRNDVLFSVTGYRSGTYAANKNSADILEEVNDACSSETGEFERGGEQQQGEMEEERSQA, encoded by the coding sequence ATGGTCATAATTGATGATATTTGGCATGGTGGAGAATGGGAAACAATCAGAAGATCTCTTCCACTGAATACTCTGGGCAGCAGAATTGTCACAACAACTCGTATTAATGCTATAGCTGAGAAGTGGCGTGATGATTTTGATGCCTTGATCTATAAAATGGACACTGAATGGGATTATGTTCGTGAAATATGGGCCTACATAATTGGTGAGGAAGATGTTGCCGCTGGGATGGTAGCAAAGTTTGACATGGTTGCCGCAGATTTTGATTGTGACCATCCTGTTGTGCACATGTGCGGTGGTATGCCATTAGCACTAGTCTGTATGTTTTCAGCGTTGGCAAAGGAGCAAGAACAACAAGGGCTGCATGTAAAGAAGGCAAGTGATGTACAAGATAGGATTTGGGAAAAAGTAAAGCGAAATGGAATCCAGAATACTCCAGGTTTTGAACCATTGGTCGAGAGTTTGCAGCTGGGCTACATCCATCTTCCTCATCATATGCTGAAGACTTGCCTTTTGTACTGCTGTATATACCCTGAGGGTCGGGAGATTGAAAGGGGTCATTTGATGAGGAGATGGACCGCAGAAAGATTTGTCTGTAAAGAGGAGATAGCAAAAGGTTATTTTGAAGAGCTTGTTAACAGGGGATTGATTCCGTTTGTAAAGAAAAGATACAGTGAGAACTATGGCAAATACAGAGTGCACCCCGTGATGCGAAATTTCCTTAGATGCAAACTCCGAGAAGACAATTTCATTACATGCAGTTCTGATATTCCAGCGTCATATGCCTGCCGAATCCGTTTGCTCTGTATCGATGAGGATCCGATGTCAGACTCAGGCTCTGTAACGGATGATGGTCCCATGTCAGAAATTGATTGGTCCCATATTCGGTCCCTTGTTGTGTTTGGAAGTGCCAGGAGAGCCCGCTTGGGACAGTTGAAATGTCTGCGTGTGTTAGATCTTCAGTTCAATGAGGGTCTTGAGAATGACGATCTGAAGGATATGTGTGGCCTATTCCGTGTGAGGCACCTGTTTGGCCTTCGTGGGAGGTTTATAAGTGAGATCCCACCAGAAATACGGGGGCTGCAGCATCTGGAGACTTTGGAAGTGAGGGGAACACGGATCACAGGCCTACCCGTTGAGATTGGAAAGCTGCAGCATTTGAAGAACCTGGACTTGAAGCAGAACGAGTATCTCAAGGAGGTGCCTAGGGTGATCCGAGACCTGCAGCATTTGGAGAATCTTTCCTTGAATACAACAGGCATCACAGAGCTACCCAGGGAGATCATCACGAGACTACCACAATTGAGGAGCCTTGACGTGAGTAGAAACCCAAAAATCACCGAGTTACCCAGTGAGATTTGGAACCTCCAGCATTTGAGGACACTGAATTTGGGTAACACACAGATCACACAACTGCCTCGGGAGGTTGCGAACCTCCAGAATTTGGAGACTCTGAACTTGAACCGCACACGTATCAGAAAGCTGCCTCGGGAGATCGGCAAACTGCAGCATCTGGAATCACTGAACTTGTACCTTTCATTGGTGAGGAAGATACCGATGGAAATGGAAGGACTTAATAAACTGAAGAGTTTGGTAACAGATGGGTTCAACGCATTGCCCTGGGAAGCTGCTAAGCTTTCACGATTGTTGGGATTGCCCGAGGGTCTCTGCCAAATTTGGAAGAACAGTGATGTGGTGTCTTCGCTAGCCGGGGAGATCCTGCATTTGAAGTTCACTCAGCTATTGGGCCTAACCATCGGCACGAAACAGATGCGCATCCCGCGGTGGATCAAGGATCACTTCAGTGACCTGGGCACCTTGGACATCAGGGTCTGTAAGCTAGAGGAGGATGGTCTCAAGATTCTGCGGGAGATGCCCAACCTTCAGATTCTCGACCTGTACTTCGAAGTCGTTCCGAGAGAGCCGGTAGCCATCAGAGGTGGAGGGTTTCCCAGGCTTATGAGACTCACTATTGACAGCCGAGTGCCACGGGTGTTCTTCCAGGAAGGAGCTATGCCCATGCTCGAATGGCTTGTTATCGTGTTCCAGTTCTATGCTGGCCCACCAAATAGAGATCCTGTCGGTATCAATCATCTCACGGAACTCAGCATAGTCCAGATTCGTTGTGAAAAGGAATGCTACAGCGCAGACGCCCCATGCATCAGCGCCACAATTGACGTCCTTCGAGAAGAAGCCTGGGAGCATCGCAACGATGTGTTATTTTCTGTCACTGGTTACCGTTCAGGGACTTACGCAGCGAACAAAAATAGTGCAGATATTTTGGAAGAGGTCAATGACGCTTGCAGCAGTGAGACGGGCGAGTTCGAAcgaggaggagagcagcagcagggTGAGATGGAGGAAGAGCGGAGCCAGGCATAA
- the LOC141028007 gene encoding uncharacterized protein isoform X4 has product MTNIFCLRAARLLLCSPLVAWSIGHSGVVVHMATESSFPFLQTNCSICCGQRGQDLVRNAVLVGTRSDMKLSGTPSHPLLAWRMVLWATTLAMATLEATMMKIGERNACHHLIYHGV; this is encoded by the exons ATGACCAACATCTTCTGTCTACGTGCAGCGCGGCTGCTGCTCTGTTCTCCTCTTGTCGCATGGTCCATTGGCCACTCTGGGGTTGTTGTTCATATGGCAACTGAATCATCCTTTCCTTTTCTCCAGACTAACTGCTCCATTTGTTGTG GGCAAAGAGGGCAGGACCTTGTTAGGAATGCCGTCCTAGTGGGCACAAGGTCGGACATGAAGCTATCG GGAACACCGAGTCATCCCCTGTTAGCTTGGAGGATGGTGCTATGGGCGACCACGTTGGCAATGGCAACACTGGAGGCAACAATGATG AAAATTGGTGAAAGAAATGCTTGCCATCATTTAATATACCATGGAGTATAA
- the LOC120968609 gene encoding toMV resistant protein Tm-2 netted virescent-like, with protein VQASAPDSTRHQLHQILWAIWESEDLDVATKELKMEVLYLADDMDDAIDDFIHSMESWKKANGCSRSIEANTQTSPFQDLKKRAIDVSEQFHNKWKTKATCSLFSRKNSVSGTSKPKPRAPFVLADKSQLVGMDVPRDRLVKHLVGGEESTHIKMASIVGMAGMGKTTLARLVYEAIENKFQAWAFVSVNPGGNIKDVLTSILQQVGAVLPSRARTEKCLINTISEFLKEKR; from the coding sequence GTACAAGCTTCGGCGCCAGACTCGACGCgacatcaacttcatcagatccTATGGGCAATATGGGAGAGCGAGGATCTTGATGTGGCAACCAAGGAGTTGAAGATGGAAGTGTTGTATCTCGCTGATGATATGGACGATGCCATCGACGACTTCATCCACAGCATGGAGAGTTGGAAGAAGGCTAATGGGTGCTCCCGCTCCATAGAGGCCAACACCCAGACAAGCCCTTTCCAAGATCTGAAGAAAAGAGCCATTGATGTGTCTGAGCAGTTCCACAACAAGTGGAAGACCAAAGCTACGTGCAGTTTATTTTCAAGGAAAAATTCCGTCTCAGGCACCAGCAAGCCGAAGCCCCGGGCTCCCTTTGTCCTCGCCGATAAGTCACAACTTGTTGGTATGGACGTGCCAAGGGATAGGCTCGTCAAACACCTGGTAGGAGGAGAGGAGAGCACACATATCAAAATGGCATCCATTGTTGGAATGGCCGGCATGGGGAAAACAACCCTTGCCCGCCTTGTGTACGAGGCGATTGAAAACAAGTTCCAGGCCTGGGCTTTTGTGTCAGTCAATCCAGGAGGTAACATCAAGGATGTTCTCACAAGTATTCTCCAACAAGTGGGAGCTGTACTGCCCTCTCGCGCCCGTACAGAGAAGTGCCTCATCAACACCATATCAGAGTTCCTCAAGGAGAAAAGATGA
- the LOC141028007 gene encoding uncharacterized protein isoform X1, whose protein sequence is MTNIFCLRAARLLLCSPLVAWSIGHSGVVVHMATESSFPFLQTNCSICCVVHSGYEVHAFRKCIQDIQLLDIASFDNLFFGQRGQDLVRNAVLVGTRSDMKLSGTPSHPLLAWRMVLWATTLAMATLEATMMKIGERNACHHLIYHGV, encoded by the exons ATGACCAACATCTTCTGTCTACGTGCAGCGCGGCTGCTGCTCTGTTCTCCTCTTGTCGCATGGTCCATTGGCCACTCTGGGGTTGTTGTTCATATGGCAACTGAATCATCCTTTCCTTTTCTCCAGACTAACTGCTCCATTTGTTGTG TTGTGCATTCAGGATATGAAGTGCATGCTTTCAGGAAGTGTATTCAGGATATACAACTTCTAGATATTGCCTCCTTTGACAATTTATTTTTTG GGCAAAGAGGGCAGGACCTTGTTAGGAATGCCGTCCTAGTGGGCACAAGGTCGGACATGAAGCTATCG GGAACACCGAGTCATCCCCTGTTAGCTTGGAGGATGGTGCTATGGGCGACCACGTTGGCAATGGCAACACTGGAGGCAACAATGATG AAAATTGGTGAAAGAAATGCTTGCCATCATTTAATATACCATGGAGTATAA
- the LOC141028007 gene encoding uncharacterized protein isoform X2: MTNIFCLRAARLLLCSPLVAWSIGHSGVVVHMATESSFPFLQTNCSICCVVHSGYEVHAFRKCIQDIQLLDIASFDNLFFGQRGQDLVRNAVLVGTRSDMKLSGTPSHPLLAWRMVLWATTLAMATLEATMMVRTWW, from the exons ATGACCAACATCTTCTGTCTACGTGCAGCGCGGCTGCTGCTCTGTTCTCCTCTTGTCGCATGGTCCATTGGCCACTCTGGGGTTGTTGTTCATATGGCAACTGAATCATCCTTTCCTTTTCTCCAGACTAACTGCTCCATTTGTTGTG TTGTGCATTCAGGATATGAAGTGCATGCTTTCAGGAAGTGTATTCAGGATATACAACTTCTAGATATTGCCTCCTTTGACAATTTATTTTTTG GGCAAAGAGGGCAGGACCTTGTTAGGAATGCCGTCCTAGTGGGCACAAGGTCGGACATGAAGCTATCG GGAACACCGAGTCATCCCCTGTTAGCTTGGAGGATGGTGCTATGGGCGACCACGTTGGCAATGGCAACACTGGAGGCAACAATGATGGTGAGAACATGGTGGTAG
- the LOC141028007 gene encoding uncharacterized protein isoform X3, whose amino-acid sequence MATESSFPFLQTNCSICCVVHSGYEVHAFRKCIQDIQLLDIASFDNLFFGQRGQDLVRNAVLVGTRSDMKLSGTPSHPLLAWRMVLWATTLAMATLEATMMKIGERNACHHLIYHGV is encoded by the exons ATGGCAACTGAATCATCCTTTCCTTTTCTCCAGACTAACTGCTCCATTTGTTGTG TTGTGCATTCAGGATATGAAGTGCATGCTTTCAGGAAGTGTATTCAGGATATACAACTTCTAGATATTGCCTCCTTTGACAATTTATTTTTTG GGCAAAGAGGGCAGGACCTTGTTAGGAATGCCGTCCTAGTGGGCACAAGGTCGGACATGAAGCTATCG GGAACACCGAGTCATCCCCTGTTAGCTTGGAGGATGGTGCTATGGGCGACCACGTTGGCAATGGCAACACTGGAGGCAACAATGATG AAAATTGGTGAAAGAAATGCTTGCCATCATTTAATATACCATGGAGTATAA